From a region of the Deinococcus aestuarii genome:
- a CDS encoding acyl-CoA dehydrogenase produces the protein MTTTVTPPESGLGFALSDEQRLIVGHVRDYCRAEIAPLSAEYDRSGEYPWPQLRGLAELGLLGATVPETWGGAGLDAVTYALCLEEIAAADASVAVIVSVQNGLPEKMLLRYGTDAQKEKYLRPLAMGERIGAFCLTESGAGSDAASLQLKATRDGDGWVLDGAKAWITSGGQADTYLVMARTGGPGARGVSCFVVEKDTPGLSFGRPEEKLGLHAAHTTTVTFEGVRVPAGNMVGEEGQGLIIALSSLDSGRVGIAMQALGIARAALEHATRYAAEREQFGKRLREFEGVSFKIARMAARIEAARLVALKAAWLGERGLPHGKEASIAKLLASETAVDATRDAIQIFGGNGYSREYPVERLYRDAKVTEIYEGTSEIQQLVISRAVFGEIVG, from the coding sequence ATGACCACCACCGTCACCCCCCCGGAGTCCGGCCTGGGCTTCGCCCTCTCGGACGAGCAGCGGTTGATCGTCGGGCACGTCCGCGACTACTGCCGCGCCGAGATCGCCCCATTGAGTGCCGAGTACGACCGCAGCGGCGAGTACCCCTGGCCGCAACTGCGCGGCCTGGCCGAACTCGGCCTGCTGGGGGCGACCGTGCCCGAGACGTGGGGCGGGGCCGGGCTCGACGCCGTGACCTACGCCCTGTGCCTGGAGGAGATCGCCGCCGCCGACGCCTCGGTGGCCGTGATCGTCTCCGTGCAAAACGGCCTGCCGGAAAAGATGCTGCTGCGCTACGGCACCGACGCCCAGAAGGAGAAGTACCTGCGACCCCTCGCCATGGGCGAGCGCATCGGCGCGTTTTGCCTCACCGAGAGCGGGGCAGGCTCTGACGCGGCCAGCCTGCAACTCAAAGCCACCCGCGACGGGGACGGCTGGGTCCTGGACGGCGCCAAAGCCTGGATCACCTCGGGGGGTCAGGCCGACACCTACCTCGTCATGGCGCGTACGGGCGGCCCCGGCGCACGCGGGGTGAGCTGCTTCGTCGTCGAGAAGGACACCCCCGGCCTGAGCTTCGGCCGCCCCGAGGAGAAGCTGGGCCTGCACGCCGCGCACACGACCACCGTGACCTTCGAGGGGGTGCGCGTGCCCGCCGGGAACATGGTCGGCGAGGAGGGGCAGGGCCTGATCATCGCCCTGTCCAGCCTCGACTCGGGGCGGGTGGGCATCGCCATGCAGGCCCTCGGGATCGCCCGCGCGGCGCTGGAGCACGCCACCCGCTACGCCGCCGAGCGCGAGCAGTTCGGCAAGAGGCTCCGCGAGTTCGAGGGCGTCTCCTTCAAGATCGCCCGCATGGCCGCCCGCATCGAGGCCGCCCGCCTCGTCGCCCTCAAGGCCGCGTGGCTGGGAGAAAGGGGCCTGCCCCACGGCAAGGAGGCCAGCATCGCCAAGCTCCTCGCCTCGGAGACGGCCGTGGACGCCACCCGCGACGCCATTCAGATCTTCGGCGGCAACGGCTACAGCCGCGAGTATCCCGTCGAACGCCTCTACCGCGACGCCAAGGTCACCGAAATCTACGAGGGCACCAGCGAGATTCAGCAGCTCGTGATCAGCCGGGCGGTGTTCGGCGAAATCGTGGGCTGA
- the galE gene encoding UDP-glucose 4-epimerase GalE: MKVLVTGGAGYIGSTVCSALEEHGHTPVILDSLVTGRREFTRGRAFYRGDIADRPLLERLLDEHPETCCTIHCAALIVVPESVAEPYRYYRENVAKSLDLFQNLVELGQTRVVFSSSASIYDASPDFRVTEDSPLRPGSPYARTKYMMEMVLEDLCHATELRGIALRYFNPIGADPGLRSGSHVEAPSHVLGRIVEAARGRLPVFEVTGTDWPTRDGSGLRDYIHVWDLALAHVRAVEQFDAVLERARLRDLNDRYLAVNLGTGQGVTVRELVAAFERVSRQPLPLRAAPPRPGDVGGAYAGVERAWELLGWRPQSSVDEGIRTALAWDERKILG; this comes from the coding sequence ATGAAGGTCCTGGTCACGGGTGGGGCGGGGTACATCGGCAGCACGGTCTGTTCCGCGCTGGAGGAGCACGGTCACACACCGGTCATTCTCGACTCGCTCGTGACGGGTCGGCGGGAATTCACACGCGGCCGCGCGTTCTACCGGGGAGACATCGCGGACAGGCCGCTGCTCGAACGGCTGCTGGACGAGCACCCGGAGACCTGTTGCACGATCCACTGCGCGGCGCTCATCGTCGTTCCCGAGTCGGTGGCCGAGCCGTACCGCTACTACCGGGAGAACGTCGCCAAGAGCCTGGACCTGTTCCAGAACCTCGTGGAGCTGGGGCAGACGCGCGTGGTGTTCAGCTCCAGCGCGAGCATCTACGACGCCTCGCCGGACTTCCGCGTCACGGAGGACAGCCCCCTGCGCCCCGGGAGCCCCTACGCCCGCACGAAATACATGATGGAGATGGTGCTGGAGGACCTGTGCCACGCCACCGAACTGCGCGGGATCGCCCTGCGGTACTTCAATCCCATCGGCGCCGACCCCGGGCTCCGCAGCGGGTCGCACGTGGAGGCCCCCTCCCACGTCCTGGGCCGGATCGTGGAGGCGGCGCGCGGACGGCTGCCCGTCTTCGAGGTCACCGGGACGGACTGGCCCACCCGCGACGGCAGCGGCCTGCGCGACTACATCCACGTCTGGGACCTCGCCCTGGCCCACGTGCGGGCGGTCGAGCAGTTCGACGCCGTTCTCGAACGTGCCCGCCTGCGCGACCTGAACGACCGCTACCTGGCCGTGAACCTCGGCACCGGCCAGGGCGTCACGGTCAGGGAACTCGTCGCCGCCTTCGAGCGTGTGTCCCGTCAGCCGCTGCCCCTGCGGGCCGCCCCGCCCCGCCCCGGAGACGTCGGCGGGGCGTACGCCGGAGTCGAGCGGGCGTGGGAGTTGCTGGGCTGGAGGCCGCAATCGAGCGTCGACGAGGGCATCAGGACCGCCCTCGCCTGGGACGAGCGGAAAATCCTGGGTTGA
- a CDS encoding LptF/LptG family permease, whose product MTRLTRYVTRELLPPLLAGTLLFTAILSFGYFFISSQWLRGVPVVRIGQWIGYQVPDTLVKIFPMAVVLMTVVAFGRLATERELVAVQSGGIGLGRVARPVAVVAGIVTLIAVWLSLWIAPRANVETRGLYWDVLTGAGLGRLAGQTLDLRGGLTLSLQGYDRATRQMSGVRVERWQPGDLRRGTVIFADAGIFEGNVLSLTGYQVFSVNYGAVADLARVPEDDPAAFRTAVQEVFPNVILPERATDTLTLDTGLSRQETFAQYADAIGADSQGWPELVTALTAPGVPEGERQDARLGLNRKLALPFGNLVLALAALPFALRYGRTLGVSLGIALMIAVAYYLLFFVGLTVAGNLPGLPEVGVWLANVVFAGTGLWLLRRA is encoded by the coding sequence GTGACCCGCCTCACCCGCTACGTCACCCGCGAGCTGTTGCCGCCGCTGCTGGCGGGCACGCTCCTCTTCACCGCGATCCTGAGCTTCGGGTACTTCTTCATCAGCAGCCAGTGGCTGCGCGGGGTGCCCGTGGTGCGGATCGGGCAGTGGATCGGGTATCAGGTGCCGGACACGCTCGTCAAGATTTTCCCGATGGCGGTCGTGCTCATGACCGTGGTGGCCTTCGGGCGCCTTGCCACCGAGCGCGAACTCGTGGCGGTGCAGTCGGGCGGGATCGGGCTGGGGAGGGTCGCGCGGCCCGTGGCAGTCGTCGCGGGGATCGTGACGTTGATTGCCGTGTGGCTGAGCCTGTGGATTGCCCCCCGCGCGAACGTGGAGACGCGTGGCCTGTACTGGGACGTGCTGACGGGCGCGGGGCTGGGGCGGCTCGCCGGGCAGACGCTCGACCTGCGGGGCGGGCTCACCCTCTCGCTCCAAGGGTACGACCGCGCCACCCGCCAGATGAGCGGCGTGCGGGTCGAGCGCTGGCAGCCGGGCGACCTCCGGCGCGGCACGGTGATCTTCGCGGACGCGGGCATCTTCGAGGGCAACGTCCTGAGCCTGACGGGGTATCAGGTCTTCAGTGTGAACTACGGGGCGGTGGCGGACCTCGCGCGGGTGCCCGAAGACGACCCGGCAGCCTTCCGCACGGCGGTGCAGGAGGTCTTCCCGAACGTGATCCTGCCCGAACGAGCGACGGATACCCTGACGCTCGACACCGGGCTCTCGCGGCAGGAGACCTTCGCCCAGTACGCGGACGCCATCGGGGCGGACTCGCAGGGGTGGCCGGAACTGGTCACGGCCCTCACCGCGCCCGGCGTGCCCGAGGGCGAGCGGCAGGACGCGAGGCTGGGCCTCAACCGCAAGCTGGCGCTCCCTTTCGGGAATCTCGTGCTGGCCCTCGCCGCCCTGCCCTTCGCGCTGCGCTATGGGCGAACGCTGGGAGTCAGCCTGGGCATCGCCCTGATGATCGCGGTCGCGTACTACCTGCTGTTCTTCGTGGGGCTGACGGTGGCGGGAAACCTGCCGGGCCTGCCGGAAGTCGGGGTGTGGCTGGCGAACGTGGTCTTCGCGGGGACGGGGCTATGGCTGCTGAGGCGCGCGTGA
- a CDS encoding methyltransferase domain-containing protein has translation MNPTDPPAPDHWQAAHYRDRHAFVFEASRDLVTGWLAPQPGDHILDLGCGTGELTAQIAGSGAVVTGVDASPDMIAGARERHPGVTFVVEDAHRLPFRSEFDAVFSNAALHWMDPLPPVFAHLHAALRPGGRLALEMGGAGNVLAVREAVEGALADLGLPAMEPPWVFPGPAELATLLEAAGFRVERLHRFDRPSVLSGADGFRAWLEGFAGGWLAPLGDNERRAVLTRAEQLARSHLWNGQDWVADYVRLRALAVKG, from the coding sequence ATGAATCCCACCGATCCCCCCGCCCCCGACCACTGGCAGGCCGCCCACTACCGCGACCGCCACGCCTTCGTCTTCGAGGCCAGCCGCGACCTCGTGACAGGCTGGCTCGCGCCGCAGCCGGGTGACCATATCCTCGACCTGGGGTGCGGGACGGGGGAACTCACCGCCCAGATCGCCGGGAGCGGCGCAGTCGTGACGGGGGTGGACGCCTCGCCGGACATGATCGCGGGGGCGCGGGAGCGGCACCCCGGCGTGACCTTTGTGGTGGAGGACGCCCACCGCCTCCCCTTCCGCTCCGAGTTCGACGCCGTGTTCAGCAATGCGGCGCTGCACTGGATGGACCCCCTGCCGCCCGTGTTCGCCCACCTGCACGCGGCCCTGCGGCCCGGCGGGCGGCTGGCCCTGGAGATGGGCGGGGCCGGGAACGTCCTGGCCGTGCGGGAGGCCGTCGAGGGAGCGCTGGCCGACCTGGGCCTGCCCGCAATGGAGCCCCCCTGGGTCTTTCCCGGCCCGGCGGAGTTGGCGACCCTGCTCGAAGCGGCGGGATTCCGGGTCGAGCGCCTGCACCGTTTCGACCGACCCTCGGTGCTGAGTGGCGCGGACGGGTTCCGGGCTTGGCTGGAGGGCTTCGCGGGAGGCTGGCTCGCGCCCCTGGGAGACAATGAGCGGCGGGCGGTCCTCACCCGCGCCGAGCAACTCGCCCGGTCCCACCTGTGGAACGGGCAGGACTGGGTGGCCGATTATGTGCGGCTGCGGGCGCTGGCGGTGAAGGGCTGA
- a CDS encoding type II toxin-antitoxin system prevent-host-death family antitoxin, whose protein sequence is MSQLRQNLREAVEQVKAGKEIEIVQNGVIVAALVHPERLRPRVMTPNIAAADALAVQLEAARNRVRRDGLKLCSEGTHPERAEELIQDVDQQRVAGE, encoded by the coding sequence ATCAGCCAGCTTCGCCAGAATTTGCGCGAAGCGGTAGAACAGGTCAAGGCCGGGAAGGAGATCGAGATCGTCCAGAACGGCGTGATCGTCGCCGCGCTTGTCCATCCCGAGCGGCTGCGTCCCCGCGTGATGACGCCGAACATCGCTGCTGCGGACGCTCTTGCCGTACAACTGGAAGCGGCGAGAAACCGGGTCCGCCGGGATGGTTTGAAGTTGTGCAGTGAGGGCACCCACCCTGAACGTGCCGAGGAACTGATCCAGGACGTTGATCAACAGAGAGTCGCGGGCGAGTGA
- a CDS encoding rod shape-determining protein, with amino-acid sequence MRFSEDIGIDLGTATFLIYTKSRGLVLQEPSVIAMTRDSKQVKAVGEEAYRMIGRTPGGIVAVRPIKDGVIADELLTERMITMFLQKVQGGAGRMFGLKPQLMVGIPSNVSDVERRAVLRAALNANARRAFLIEEPLAAAIGAGLKIAEPVGSMIVDIGGGSSDIAVISLGGIVVSESMRVAGDEFDESIIRYVRRKHNVLVGERTAEEIKVKVGAATLLDEGENLTAEVRGRDLVNGLPKTITLDTREVVEALSEPVSQIVEGVKRVLEITPPELVSDILDHGIVMTGGGSLLRNFDGLIQQATKIPVRVAENAVEAVAIGTGMALEMIPVLGDSLVSSDHYLRR; translated from the coding sequence GTGAGGTTTTCTGAAGACATCGGCATCGATCTGGGCACCGCGACCTTCCTGATCTACACCAAGAGCCGGGGCCTGGTCCTCCAGGAACCCAGCGTGATCGCCATGACCCGCGACAGCAAGCAGGTCAAGGCCGTCGGCGAGGAGGCCTACCGCATGATCGGGCGCACGCCCGGCGGGATCGTCGCCGTGCGGCCGATCAAGGACGGCGTGATCGCCGACGAACTCCTCACCGAGCGGATGATCACCATGTTCCTGCAAAAGGTGCAGGGCGGGGCGGGGCGCATGTTCGGCCTCAAGCCGCAGCTCATGGTGGGCATCCCCAGCAACGTGAGCGACGTCGAAAGGCGGGCAGTGCTGCGCGCGGCGCTCAACGCCAACGCCCGCCGGGCCTTCCTGATCGAGGAACCGCTCGCGGCGGCCATCGGGGCGGGGCTCAAGATCGCCGAGCCGGTGGGCAGCATGATCGTGGACATCGGCGGGGGCAGCAGCGACATCGCGGTGATCTCGCTGGGCGGCATCGTCGTCAGCGAGTCGATGCGGGTGGCCGGGGACGAGTTCGACGAGAGCATCATCCGGTATGTGCGGCGCAAGCACAACGTCTTGGTGGGCGAGCGCACCGCCGAGGAGATCAAGGTCAAGGTGGGGGCCGCCACCCTCCTCGACGAGGGCGAGAACCTCACCGCCGAGGTGCGGGGCCGCGACCTCGTGAACGGCCTGCCGAAGACGATCACGCTCGACACCCGCGAGGTGGTGGAGGCGCTGAGCGAGCCCGTCAGCCAGATCGTCGAGGGCGTCAAGCGCGTGCTGGAGATCACCCCGCCCGAACTCGTGAGCGACATCCTCGACCACGGGATCGTGATGACGGGCGGGGGCTCGCTGCTGCGGAACTTCGATGGGCTCATCCAGCAGGCGACGAAGATCCCCGTCCGGGTGGCGGAGAACGCCGTCGAGGCCGTCGCCATCGGCACAGGCATGGCGCTGGAGATGATCCCGGTGCTCGGCGACAGCCTGGTGTCGAGCGACCACTACCTGCGCCGCTGA
- a CDS encoding type II toxin-antitoxin system VapC family toxin: protein MKYALDSDVLGCAASEGQPLGDPVRRLPQEAESEMHVGSVLLLTEVLANPLREGRATELQLLGSLLAALSLHDITRSTALLATQLAAAYRLRAPDALHLACAVEAGASAFLTANRKDFRRGEILELGVLYPENLQPFTASARSRT from the coding sequence GTGAAATACGCGCTCGACAGCGACGTTCTTGGTTGTGCCGCCAGTGAGGGCCAGCCGCTCGGCGATCCGGTTCGGCGACTTCCTCAGGAAGCCGAGTCGGAGATGCACGTCGGTTCCGTCCTCCTTCTCACGGAAGTGCTCGCCAACCCTCTGCGCGAGGGGAGGGCCACGGAGCTTCAGCTTCTCGGAAGCCTGCTGGCTGCGCTCAGTTTGCACGACATCACGCGCAGCACGGCCCTCCTCGCCACCCAGCTCGCCGCCGCCTACCGTCTCCGGGCCCCGGACGCCCTGCACCTCGCCTGCGCCGTAGAAGCTGGAGCGAGCGCCTTCCTCACCGCTAACCGCAAGGACTTCCGGCGGGGCGAGATTCTAGAACTGGGTGTGCTGTACCCGGAAAACCTTCAGCCCTTCACCGCCAGCGCCCGCAGCCGCACATAA
- the fabZ gene encoding 3-hydroxyacyl-ACP dehydratase FabZ produces MKPLLIQDVLRTLPHRFPFVLVDRVLGAGNGEVHALKNVTVNEPFFPGHFPQEPVMPGVLIVEALAQASMFCLHGELEPGTVGYLAGVEGARFRRKVIPGDQLHLHAKLDFLRRGLGKTTCRAEVDGQVAAEATILFAVAKG; encoded by the coding sequence ATGAAACCCCTGCTCATCCAAGACGTGCTGCGCACCCTGCCCCACCGTTTCCCCTTCGTGCTCGTGGACCGGGTGCTGGGCGCCGGGAACGGCGAGGTCCACGCCCTCAAGAACGTGACCGTGAACGAGCCCTTCTTCCCGGGGCACTTTCCGCAAGAACCCGTGATGCCGGGCGTCCTGATCGTGGAGGCGCTGGCCCAGGCGAGCATGTTCTGCCTGCACGGCGAGCTGGAGCCGGGCACGGTCGGCTACCTCGCCGGGGTGGAGGGGGCGCGGTTCAGGCGCAAGGTGATTCCGGGCGACCAGCTCCACCTCCACGCCAAACTCGACTTCCTGCGCCGGGGCCTGGGCAAGACGACCTGCCGGGCCGAGGTGGACGGGCAGGTGGCGGCGGAGGCGACGATCCTGTTCGCGGTGGCGAAGGGGTGA